The Kosakonia sp. SMBL-WEM22 sequence GAAGACTACGCTGGTGGTGATCGCCCACCGCTTATCGACCATTGTCGAAGCGGAAACCATTCTGGTGCTGCACCGCGGCCAGGCGGTTGAGCGCGGTACGCATCAGCAGTTGCTGGCAGCGAAAGGGCGCTACTATCAGATGTATCAGCTGCAGTTAGCTGGTGAAGAGCTGGCGGCGAGCGCGCGGGAAGAGTCCCTCAGCGCCTGATGCACCAAAATTAAGCACCCGGGGCGCGCCTGCGCCTGGTGGTGCAAAAATGTAACGCACCATGCACTCTCATGGTGCGTTTTTCTTTTTCCCGTCACGCTTGTCCTGCCTGTGCGCTTGCGCTGCCCATCACTGCCTCTGGCTTTGTCTATTTCTTACGCGAAAACGCGCGCCTTCACATTTCTGGCACACCCCTTGCAATAACTTCCTCATGTTGGCTGCGTCCATTTGCGAATGTCGAGTGAGGGGAATCTATGAAGCTGGTAACCGTGGTGATTAAGCCATTCAAACTTGAAGATGTGCGTGAAGCGCTCTCTTCGATTGGTATTCAGGGGCTGACCGTGACGGAAGTAAAAGGGTTTGGCCGTCAGAAGGGGCATGCCGAGCTTTACCGCGGTGCGGAGTACAGCGTCAACTTCCTGCCAAAAGTAAAAATCGACGTGGCGATCGCCGACGATCAGCTTGATGAGGTGATCGATATCATCAGCAAAGCGGCCTACACCGGAAAAATTGGCGACGGCAAAATATTTGTTGCCGAACTCGAACGCGTGATCCGTATTCGTACCGGCGAAGCCGACGAAGCGGCGCTGTAATAGCTGACACACAGTGATAGGGATCGGAAAAATGAGAATGAAAACAGTAAAAGCTACCCTTGCCTCGCTGGCTTTGCTGCCGGGCCTGGCACTTGCCGCGCCGGCCGTTGCGGATAAAGCAGATAACGGTTTTATGATGATTTGCACCGCGCTGGTGCTGTTTATGTCCATTCCGGGCATCGCGCTCTTTTACGGTGGCCTGATCCGGGGCAAAAACGTGCTCTCAATGCTGACCCAGGTGGCGGTCACCTTCGCGCTGGTCTGCATTCTCTGGGTGGTCTACGGCTATTCGCTCGCCTTCAGTGAAGGCAACAGCTTCTTCGGCAGCTTCAACTGGGTGATGCTGAAAAATATCGCCCTCACCGATGTGATGGGCAGCATCTATCAATATATCCATGTCGCCTTCCAGGGCTCCTTCGCCTGCATCACCGTGGGGCTTATCGTCGGCGCGCTCGCCGAGCGTATTCGCTTCTCTGCGGTGCTGATCTTTGTGGTGGTGTGGATGACGCTCTCCTATGTGCCGATTGCGCACATGGTGTGGGGCGGCGGTCTGCTGGCAACCCACGGCGCGCTTGATTTTGCGGGCGGTACGGTGGTGCACATTAACGCCGCGATTGCAGGCCTCGTAGGCGCGTACCTGATTGGCAAACGCGTCGGCTTCGGCAAAGAGGCGTTTAAACCGCACAACCTGCCGATGGTCTTTATCGGTACCGCGATCCTCTATGTTGGCTGGTTCGGCTTCAACGCCGGTTCGGCGAGCAGCGCCAACGAAATTGCCGCGCTGGCCTTTGTGAACACTGTGGTTGCTACTGCTGCCGCAATCCTCTCCTGGGTCTTTGGCGAGTGGGCAATGCGCGGTAAGCCGTCGCTGCTCGGTGCCTGCTCCGGTGCGATTGCTGGCCTGGTTGGTATCACCCCGGCGTGCGGTTATGTCGGTGTCGGCGGCGCGCTGATCGTGGGTCTGGTGTGCGGTCTGGCCGGTCTGTGGGGCGTGACGGCGCTGAAACGTATGCTGCGCGTCGATGATCCGTGTGATGTCTTTGGCGTTCACGGCGTGTGCGGCATTATCGGCTGTATCCTGACGGGTATCTTCGCCTCCACCTCCCTTGGCGGCGTAGGCTTCGCCTCCGGCGTCACCATGGGCCATCAGGTTTTGGTACAGCTGGAGAGCGTCGGCATCACTATCGTCTGGTCTGCGGTGGTTGCTTTTATCGGTTACAAA is a genomic window containing:
- the glnK gene encoding P-II family nitrogen regulator; the protein is MKLVTVVIKPFKLEDVREALSSIGIQGLTVTEVKGFGRQKGHAELYRGAEYSVNFLPKVKIDVAIADDQLDEVIDIISKAAYTGKIGDGKIFVAELERVIRIRTGEADEAAL
- the amtB gene encoding ammonium transporter AmtB codes for the protein MRMKTVKATLASLALLPGLALAAPAVADKADNGFMMICTALVLFMSIPGIALFYGGLIRGKNVLSMLTQVAVTFALVCILWVVYGYSLAFSEGNSFFGSFNWVMLKNIALTDVMGSIYQYIHVAFQGSFACITVGLIVGALAERIRFSAVLIFVVVWMTLSYVPIAHMVWGGGLLATHGALDFAGGTVVHINAAIAGLVGAYLIGKRVGFGKEAFKPHNLPMVFIGTAILYVGWFGFNAGSASSANEIAALAFVNTVVATAAAILSWVFGEWAMRGKPSLLGACSGAIAGLVGITPACGYVGVGGALIVGLVCGLAGLWGVTALKRMLRVDDPCDVFGVHGVCGIIGCILTGIFASTSLGGVGFASGVTMGHQVLVQLESVGITIVWSAVVAFIGYKLADMTVGLRVPEEQEREGLDVNSHGENAYNA